The genomic stretch TGCTTTTTGGTGTTGCCGCGGTGCTGGAAATCGGCGGCGCCTGGCTGATCTGGCAGGGTATCCGTGAGCATCGTGGCTGGTTGTGGATCGGTGGCGGTGCGGTAGCACTGGGACTTTATGGCATCGTGGCCACGCTCCAGCCCGATGCCAACTTCGGCCGCATCTTGGCCGCCTACGGAGGCGTCTTCATTGCTGGTTCACTGATCTGGGCGGTGTTCCTTGATGGTTTCCGTCCAGATCGTTGGGACATCACCGGTGCCATCATTGCCCTGGCCGGAGTGGGGCTGATCATGTACGGCCCGCGCGGCTCCTAGGAGTACTGCACGAGACTGGATATTGGTCCCATTCCCGGCTTCTGGGTGGACCCCACGAGTGCGTCGCGGATGGTGTCCATGTCATCACTGTGGGTGGCCAGATGCACACCGTGGTCCGGGTGGTTCGCTTCCGCAATCCGGCCGATGGGCCGCTTCCATGAATCCCTGCAGGTCCGACACCGCGGCGTCAGTGCTGCAGGGCTGGATGACTGCGGCAAGTTTCGTATAGCTCGCGGTTCCGACCATGAGGGCGCATTCACCGCGGCAACCGCTGAGAACGGGATTTTCTCGGGACGGATCCCGTCATCGTCCGTAATGACACTGTCGCGGATTAACACAGCGTGGCGGATGGGACGACCCGTCAGGGTGAGGATAGCGTCCAAGGCCCGGTAC from Paeniglutamicibacter sp. Y32M11 encodes the following:
- a CDS encoding YnfA family protein, with translation MTVIKSILLFGVAAVLEIGGAWLIWQGIREHRGWLWIGGGAVALGLYGIVATLQPDANFGRILAAYGGVFIAGSLIWAVFLDGFRPDRWDITGAIIALAGVGLIMYGPRGS